aggtctacgttttactacgctaaaaaagtCTACATTTTAcaacgctaaaaaataatctaaactaaacggcataaaaacacataaatatacatgaggatattaacaaacacattttttagactaatttacatatttttatacaacactaaaattaaatccggataaaatttaacatgctagtttcggaaaaaataaacacaaaccgaaatagaacacatacaaatcaagtaatatgcattgttataaaagtttcaacttaaaataaatcgaaatacctcgatttagaattttcgaaatgtagatagatcgaaattttgactccggaagagtgaatctataataacacgaagctctactcgatagtgggaccacaaatattaaacttttatgtgacgggggacacaaaattttttttttaaaaaaaatgggggCAGAATCGGTGGTGGTGTTGGGGGGACCAGAAATGAGAAATGAGGGAGatggaacgaagaagaagaagatggaggatttgtattaaggggtatagcgccactattaatgacACTATGTGTTCAGGTAATAAGgcgtatagcgccactattaatggcgctatgtaaggtgtgtcagtataacgccacaaatagtggcgctatacagtaacggtgcagttaacattactgtatagcgccactatatgtggcgttatatatactttgataactttttttttttacacttatttgagtattttgagtaaaataaaaccacattttggttccgcacTCTAAAACCTCACCCCCTTATCCTTCCTCACAGATAGTGCAACAACAGATTACCCCTAAAAAAATCAACTCGGAACCACCAAAATCCGTCACTAGATAGCCTCAATTTAGATATAGACTCCACAAATTGGACCCACCAAAATTCAGCAACACCCACTTGAAATAGACTCCAAAATCTCATAtttaagtttaaaattttgtagCTCCATTAATCGATAAGGGTGTTTGCTGGATCCTTCACCATCATGAGTGTGTAATCACGTTTTCAACCTTCAACCAATATTGACAAATGAATTTTATTAGTTATTGCTCAAGCACACCGGAGTCGAACCAACAATAAACCCATCAAATTTGATTTTTCGATTTTAAGTTCTCGGTTCTTCATGGCCTTTAAAGTGACAGAAAATAAtgtaaaagagaagaaagaacaTGCTTTAATCATCACAAAGATTGAAGATTAAGagggaaagaagaaaagaattctGCTTTTCATGCTTTTTAATTTTGAAACACAATTGTGAAGCCTTGCATGAGAAAGATGACTTAATGCATATAAATCCTGCTTTTTGATGTGACGTTGGCGATGACGTGGTGATGACGTGGCACGCGTGTAAAGAATCTCATATTGTGAGACTGATATCAGTGTTTCAGGAGGAAAAATAATTCACTCGGAATGTGTTTAGTGGGGGTAAAGAAATACCCGTTTAGTTTAAGTGTTCAATCCAATTTTCGGGACAAGTTTGTATACGGTCAAACTCGTATGCCTCCGACTTATAGGCTCGAGGGCCCATCCTGAGTTTGAGTTCGGGTAAGATCAAGTTCGAGCTCGAAGGACCAGACCCGAGTTCGAAGGCGAAGCACGATGCATACCGAGGTCGGGTGTGTtcgaccccgaaatagtaccgTTGTGGATTTGTATCAGAACGAGTTAGATTTCCGCCACGTCCCCAAAGTCATGTCGCAAATCCCGGAATATGAGTGTACTATTCCGTACTAGGTGGTTAGACAGCTATACCAaaaatattccttactgtaaatagaaatattccttatttagggctcccctattatataaaggggaccccaatcatttgtaggATCATCTGATCATCTctgagcaaagaatatactctctaccttTTCGCCTACTATTCATCAGCATTGTCCTTTAGCTTTATtgttcttattttacttttattacttaattgttctCATTATCCCAAGTCTGTCTCGAGGTCCTTGCTgctgagtaacattggtttgaatcacttgtctctttcatttctacttcatatttctagATTATTAATtgatattgaactaaatcacgtatctttaaaaccacaagtcaaatttaattattacttgtattttcgaggtaaacagtttggtgcccaccgtgggactaaagataatagtgattatttctttactAATTTTCATTACACACGTtgcttttacactttttcttgtcaaagatttttTGATTCTCAGGCTAAAATATGTGTAGCTCACAAAATGCACCCATTCATAACAACAAAGGTCTTGAGGAAAATAGCAACGCAGAAGTCAGTGTATCACCGATAAACCCAGGGGAAGTGCCAAATGTGGAACCTGTTGATGTTAGTTCTCACATTGCTTTGAATGCAGATCTAGGCACGAACCCCGAAGGAGATATATGCAGGGAAACCCGGCCCGGTGGCCAAAGAATACAAGGGATGGAAGAAGGggaatcagcctccaagtgatatttgaGATGTTGCAAGCTCAGCAAATCGCCATCGCTCAACTTTGGAGTCAAAATAGAACTCCAAACACAACCGAACCAGTAAACACTTAGCGTACTGAACCAGCATTGGAAAGGCCCGATGAAAGTGGCCCGGGAACTAACCCCACGATTATGAGAATGCTCGAGGAACTAACCAAGAGGGTCGAGTccggagaaaagaaaattgaaaacaatgacaagaaggtggaaacttataactcgCGGGTAGACCAGATACCGAGGGCACCTTCAGTTTTGAAAGGTCTAGACgccaaaaaattcatacaaaaaccattcccccCGAGTGCGGCTCCGATGCCCATTCCCAAGAAGTTTCGCATGCCTGATATATCCAAATATAATAGGACAACCGACCCTAATGAGCATATAACTTCATACACTTGTGGGATTAAAGAAAATGACTTGAATGACGATGAAATCGAGTCGGTTTTGTTGAAAATATTTGGGGAAACGCTATCAAAGggagccatgatttggtatcacaacttagctcctaactccattgaTTCATCTTCTATGCTAGCAGAAGCCTTTGTGAAAGCACACACCGATGCCATAAAGGTGGCCACGAGAATATCGGACGTCTTCAAAATTAAGCAAAGGAACGACAAGATGCTAAGGGAGTTCAGGTCACGATTTCAGATGGaaagaatggaattaccaccggtctccgatgactgggcagtacaggcctttATGTAAGGTCTGAATGAAAGGAGCTCGATCGCATCTCGGCAGATGAAGCAGAACTTGATTGAATATCCAGTTGCGACATAGTCGGATGTGCACAATCGTTATtagtcaaagattagggtcgaggacgaccaattgGGAGCCACCTCAGGTTCAGTTCATCCTAGAAGATTCACAGCTAAGCCCTCGAAGGACGTAGACCGGGAATCGAAATTCAACAAAGAACAATATCAGCCATATGCCGATCGAAGGAACATCGACCCGAGCTGTAACACTCCTCGGAGCAATCAGAGAAacgatcgaggtcaaagttctcGAGGACTCATGAGTAAGAGCGGGTTTGATAAGAACACCGACCCCGCCGAGGCCCCTCgattatcagagtacaacttcagcaTAGATGCATCAGGGATCGTCTCAGCTATTGAGAGAATCAAAGATACCAAGTGGCCCATGCCAATACAGACTGATTATTCTCAAAGGAACCCGAgcttgatgtgcaagtatcatggcacacatggtcatagAACAGAAGATTGCAGGCAGCTAAGGGAAGAAATGGCTCGGTTGTTCAATGAGgtccaccttcgagaattcctaagtgatcgggctaagaatcacttcagagagagagagagatgcaaggaaaaatgaacaaaaagaaccacaacatgtaatccacatAATCATTGGCGGAGTCGATGTCCCTCAGCAACCTGTGTTCAAGCATACCAAGTATCAATCACCAGAGAAAGACGGACTCGGAGCTATGTGCCCGAGGACGTGTTATCATTCTGTGATAAGGAagcagaaggcatatctcagcctcacaacgacgccctaataatctctatccttttgaataaaattcaagttaaatgtgtTTTAGTGGATCAGGGTAGCACAGAAAACATAATCAGATCAAGGGTCGTGGAACAACTCAGCCTACACGATCAGATTGTACCTGCATCCCGGGTCTTGAAtgacttcaacatggcaagcgaaacaacaaagggagaaatTATCTTGTCTGTAAATGTAGACGGTACCATACAAAATACAAAGTTCGatgtcatcgaaggtgatatgaggtataacgcactcctcgggagaccatggatacacaacatgagggcagtgccttcaactcttcaccaaatgatgaagttcccaacagaGGAAGGAGTGAAAATAGTCTACGGAGAGCACCATGCTACAAAGGAGATGTTTGCGATCGAGGAGGCGGTGCCGATACCAGAGCCTTCGACCTCGGAGAAATCGAGAATCGGAGGTAAACAGGCAGCCAAATAGTAATTATCGTCTCCAGCCTCGATGGAATCGGAACAACAGGTAATCGAAGACGAAgatgaggatttccttactccccGAACCTTCGTTGTTCCCGAAGAATCCGATGCTACCAAATCAACTATCGAGGAGCTAGAGCAGGTCATTTTTATCGAATACATGCCCGAGAAAAAGGTATACTTGAGGACGGGATTGACTCCagactcaggaaaaaactcattcaatttcttattgataatatggattactttgcttggtcccatttagatatgatagATATTCCACCAAAGATCACCACGCATCGGCTAAGTACCGATCCTAAGTTCAAACCGatgaagcaaaaaaggaggcctcagttcgaggtaaagcatgctttcataaaggacgaggtaaccaaactccttaaaataggatctattcgggaggtaaagtaccccgagtggctagccaacgtagttgtagttcctaaaaaaggaaacaaacttagaatgtgcatagattataaggacttgaacaaggcatgtccgaaagattctttcccactgcccaacatcgatTGTATGATTGATGCCACGACTGGCCACGAGATCCTAACTTTTCTCGACgtctactccgggtacaatcagattcagatgaacccgggggaccaggaaaagacttcgtttattacaaaatttgggacttattgttataatgtaatacCCTTTGGGCTAAAAATTgcaggagctacataccaactcctagttaacaaaatgtttgaaaaataaataggtaaaacaatggaagtttacattgatgatatgttggttaagtccttGCGCGCACAGGACCATTtggctcatttgcaggaaacattcaagatcttgagaaaatacaacatgaagctcaacccggaaaaatgtgccttcggagtcggctcgggtaagttcctcggcttcatggtGTCCAATAGGGGCATTGAAATTAATCCCGATAAGATCAAGGACATCACGGTCATGAATAGTATGAAGGTCGTGCAAAGGTTAACAGGTCGAATAACTGCTCTGggtcgattcatctcgaggtcatcGGATCGGAGTCACCGATTCTCTTCCGCTCAAAACGAAAAAGGATTTCGCATGGACCCCGCAGTGTCAacaagccttagaagaattaaaGCGATATTTGTCAAGCCCAcctttgcttcacaccccgaagTTAGATGAAAAACTTTATCTATACTTGGCggtatccgagatagcggtaagtggggtactagttcgagaagagcaaggtacataatttcctgtttattacgtaagtcgaactctaggagatgctgaaactaggtacCCTCACTTAGAAGAATTAGCATTTGCGCTCCTCGaaagttaaaaccatattttcaatgccatcctgTATGTATACTAACCACCTAACCCCTTtgaaatgttttgcataagcccgagctatcgggccaattggccaaatgggccgccgaacttagcgggtacgatatcgaatatcaaccccgaatagccatcaagtctcaaatcctagctgacttcgtggccgatttttcACCGACCCTCGTGCCCGAAGTGGAGAAAGAACTCCTACTAAGCTCGGGTACaacatcgggggtatggacccttttcacggatgacgcctcgaatgtgaaagggccCGGGCTTGGCATTGTTTTAAAGCCACCCATGGGTAATAccattaggcaatctatcaaaactcttaggttaactaacaatgaggccgagtataagGCCATGATTGCAAGTCTCGAGCTAGCCAAAAGCTTGGGAGCAGAAGTCATCGAAGCCAAGTGTGATTCTCTGTTGGTGGTAAATCAGGTAAACAAGAGTTTTgaggttcgagaggatagaatgcagCGGTACCTGGATAAGCTACATTTAACTTTGTACCGCTTCAAGGAGTGAACTCTAGATCACGTACCTAGAGCACaaaatagcgaggccgatgcacttgctaatCTGGGATCTTCGGTCGATGAAGATGACATCGTCCCGAGGACTGTCGTCCAACTATTAAAGTATCTGGTTGAAGAGGGTCAAGCCGAGATAAATTCAGCAAGTTTAACATAGGACTGGAGGAACAAGTATATCGACTATTTGAAGAATGCAAAGCTCCCACCGGACcataaagaatcgagggccctacgaGCCAAGGCTGATAGGTTTGCATTAGATAAAGATGGAACGTTGTACCGAAGAACATTCAATGGACCATTGGCGGTATGCTTGGGGCCAGGGGACACCGATTATATTCTACGAGAAATCTatgaaggcacttgtgggaaccattccGGTGCCGAATCTTTGGCCCGCAAAATTATCAGAGCAGGATACtactgggacaacatggaaaaagatactaagggaTTTGTCAAAAAATGTGGTTAGTGTCAAcgatttgcaccgatgatccatcagcccggaGAACAACACCATTCAGTCTTATTcccgtggcctttcatgaaatggggaatggatatagtcGGCCCTCTACCAATAGCCCCAGGTAAAgcaaattcattttgtttatgacggattatttttctaagtgggtggaagcgcaggccttcgagaaggtccgagaaaaagaagtcattgactttATCTAGGACCACATCgtatgtcgatttgggatacccGCCGAGATTGTGTGTGATAACGGAAAGCAATTCATCGGTAGTTAGGTAACAGAGTTCCTCGAAGCGTATAAAATAAAGAGGATTTTATTGACACGTACCACCCAATCGGAAACAAACAAGTCGAGTCAACAAATAAAACTATCATTCAGaacttgaagaaaaggttagATAATgtaaagggaaaatggagagaagttttacccgaggtcctttgggcatatcagACAACATCGAAGTCTAGCACGGGGGCTACCCCGTTTTCTCTAGTATATGGCTCTGAGGCTCTCATCCCCATTGAGGTCGCGAAACCCAAAGCCAGATTTCAACATGCATCAGAGGAGTCAAACTACGAGGCCATGAATGCTAGTCTCAAATTtttagatgaaaagcgagaagcggCACTTGTTCGGATGGCCGTGCAGAAGCAAAAGATCaaaagatactacaatagaagaacCAACATTCGACTTTTTGGAATCAGGGACTTAGTCCtacggaaagtcaccctcaatacttgagacccaaatgaagggaaagtaggcccgaattgggaaggaccgtaccgagtcctcaaAGTTGTCGGTAAATgatcttacaaacttagcacaatggaaggtcaacaactgccaaacaattggaacatatcattgCTCAAACGATACTACTGCCAAGGTAAGACTTTATCCTTTTTGTCCGTTTGAGTTTAAAACTAACTCATTACAGATTTTGGATCGAAGGCATACGATCTCGAAGGCATCGTTTTTtacacgaaggccttaggttttaaagcatgcattgtactctttttcccttagatcggattttgtACCAAATGGGTTTTACCAATAAGGCTTTTAACGAGgtaacaactatgtgctacctaaggaaaactcaacaatatccaaggcttcttttcaatcaaccttgaatattaaggggcatcaccctcggatgttATATTTTGAGGAAAATGCTTCATGCCTAACAGGTCCTtaataggagaactttgtaatgggccaaacggttaAATGAACCATGTctatatagaatagtcgagccccgacgCAAAGCATGTATACTTGTATCaattatttgaagaagcattcACTTAATATCAAAAACACCTTATGTCTCAAAGAAAGTCTACTATTATACGATCTCTACACTTATAATCCTACGGGAAATGGCTCAAGAGCCAAAGCATTAAAGCACCCCCGAATACTCAGGGACTGTCATCGATAGTCAGTACATCCGAGTCATAGAAAACtcgaacttataagacctcaaagggGCATCCCCTCGAAACAAAGGCCAAGGTAAATATACTCGGGGACTAGCTTTCCGAACAAGTTCGGaaagttatcgggaaacaagtccaagtgacatacCCAAAGGCTACGACCATACTAAAGACTATGGTCAtataaaggctacgaccaaaataatgcagctcggagacgtccgacttctgctataaattaaaggccttcaaacattGAAACGGTtaaaatcaggctaccctcggcaaaagcaaaatatgaaaggcttcgataaattcagccccCAAAAAATCTGAGGGCCTCGATAAATTTAGCCCTCAAATAATCCAAGGGCTTCGATATCATCAGCCTTCGGAAATAAAGAGGTATTCAATAATGTTTACACAAACAAATTACTAATAAGGTTCCGATACGTCGAACCTTCaaaaaacccaacgggtacaaaaatacatgctaaggcataactaaattttcactaagtcttttagtcgaaatgagggaaaaattatataTCCATTTTAGAGGCCGAGacggcccaacttaaagagcctaagggccaactttaaagagcctaagggcttatatataagagcctaagggccagcttaaaaGAGCTTAAGGGCCAAAAGCATAAAAGAGTCCGAGACTTCGTTCTCACTCAGCTCGGACCCAAGAGTCCCATTGTTCCAAGCTCGCATCAAATTGACTTAAGCTTAGCTCGAGGATTATCTAAAACCTTAAGGGGTATTTTATTGAGCAATAAAAACCTAAGGGATTATTACGTTCTAAGTCCAAATCGATACTCGAGTTGATTATTTGAATCATCAGAATCTTCCACAAATGAGAgcaaaataaaattcaacacaAGTCGAGGATAGAACAAAAAAATGCTTTATATTCATAAGGGAAGTTTTACAAAACATATTTACAATGCCCGCAAGGGGCCTTTgcacagaaaagaaaaaaagagaaccTAATCTATTGTAGGGGTCATATCCCCAGGACCGCCATCCTCAGGAGCTGCATCTTCGGCAGCTCTATCTTCGGGAGCCTCCTCTCCCTCAGGAACATCTTCTTCACCTTCCCCGGATCCACTCACTACATCCTCATCATCGGAAGAGACAAGAAACCTGGCATCGATTTCCCGCGCCTTTGCCTCGGCTATGTCTTCGGCAAGGTCGAACCCCCGGGCATGGATTTCTTTGAGAGTCTCCCTCAGGGCTTGGCACTTGGCCAAATCGTTGCTCTGTTTTTCCCTATCAGAGGCCTCCCTCAACTCAGCTTGAATGGCCGCAGCGTCCCTTAAGTATACGACAATGAGCCGCAGCCTTCGTCTTCTTAGTTTCAGCCTTAGCCTATACAGCTTCGACCCAGGCTCTAGCTAGCTCTGCCTCAAACTCCTCTTTTTTCTTGGTTTGGGCCAGACCCTTCGCTTTAACGCCCCGAACTTGAGTCTCAACCGAGGCCAGTTGGGCTGTGGCAACTTCCTTATCGGCAGCAAGTTGATCCATGCTCTCCTTCCATCGATGATAATCAACTTTGACCTGATCAACCTCGCCTCGGAGCTGCCCAATCATATCTAGCTTTTGCTGCAGCTGAGATATCGAAGTCTTAGCCTCTGAAGTAGAGCCAAGAAGGCCGTACTCTTTTAAAATCATAGTTACTTGCTCATCAAGCTCGGACTTATTTTTCCGAGCTTTGGCCAATTCGGCCCGGAGATCCTTAAGCTCCTCTTCCTTTCTGCTACAGAGGAGCCTCAAGGCCTTCTCTTCGCCCGAAACATTCCT
The Nicotiana sylvestris chromosome 11, ASM39365v2, whole genome shotgun sequence DNA segment above includes these coding regions:
- the LOC138880956 gene encoding uncharacterized protein; this translates as MSQCEAELRNVSGEEKALRLLCSRKEEELKDLRAELAKARKNKSELDEQVTMILKEYGLLGSTSEAKTSISQLQQKLDMIGQLRGEVDQVKVDYHRWKESMDQLAADKEVATAQLASVETQVRGVKAKGLAQTKKKEEDAAAIQAELREASDREKQSNDLAKCQALRETLKEIHARGFDLAEDIAEAKAREIDARFLVSSDDEDVVSGSGEGEEDVPEGEEAPEDRAAEDAAPEDGGPGDMTPTID